One genomic window of Thermus caldifontis includes the following:
- a CDS encoding c-type cytochrome: MKGTWFFPLALLLGLSLALAQEGKAPYGQYCASCHGSEGQGIPGAIPPLAGNPKVEDEAYVVKVVRQGLSGPLEVNGVTYNGIMPPLPQVSEAEARAIAQYLKGLSGTQAEAQAPAPQVPGDPALGRALYLGQKALQNGGAPCQACHTVAGVGFLGGGSMGKDLTDAAKRLGGEAGLAALLQNPAFPVMREAYKGRPLTEAEAAALAAFLVQVSQEVPRPSSLYLGRFLVAGLVLLAILLLYQAILWQLRPKSLSERIQSQLRR; this comes from the coding sequence ATGAAGGGCACTTGGTTCTTTCCCCTGGCCTTGCTCCTCGGGCTTTCCCTGGCCCTAGCCCAGGAGGGGAAGGCCCCTTATGGCCAGTACTGCGCTTCCTGCCATGGGTCGGAAGGGCAGGGTATCCCCGGGGCTATCCCCCCTTTGGCGGGGAACCCCAAGGTGGAGGACGAGGCCTATGTGGTGAAGGTGGTGCGTCAAGGGCTTTCCGGCCCCCTGGAGGTGAACGGGGTGACCTACAACGGGATCATGCCTCCCCTGCCCCAGGTATCCGAGGCCGAGGCCCGGGCCATCGCCCAGTATCTAAAGGGTCTGTCGGGCACCCAAGCCGAGGCCCAAGCGCCCGCACCCCAGGTCCCAGGGGATCCTGCTTTGGGCCGGGCCCTGTACCTGGGCCAGAAGGCCTTGCAGAACGGTGGGGCTCCCTGCCAGGCCTGCCACACGGTGGCAGGAGTGGGTTTCCTTGGCGGGGGGTCCATGGGGAAGGACCTCACGGATGCCGCCAAACGCCTAGGGGGCGAGGCAGGGCTTGCGGCGCTCTTGCAAAACCCCGCTTTCCCCGTAATGCGGGAAGCCTACAAGGGGAGGCCCCTCACCGAGGCCGAGGCGGCGGCTCTGGCTGCTTTCCTGGTTCAGGTTTCCCAGGAGGTGCCAAGGCCCTCTTCCCTATACCTGGGCCGTTTCTTGGTGGCCGGCCTGGTCCTCCTGGCCATCCTTCTCCTTTACCAGGCCATCCTTTGGCAGCTTCGCCCCAAGAGCCTCTCGGAACGCATTCAAAGCCAGCTTAGGAGGTAG